A genomic stretch from Anaerococcus mediterraneensis includes:
- a CDS encoding acyl CoA:acetate/3-ketoacid CoA transferase — translation MRKEVLTAREAIAKYVKNGATIATSGFVGANHPEALVKAIKEEFLEKQAPKDLTLMYAAGQGDGKERGLNHLGEEGILSKIIGGHWNLAPRIQKLAMDNKVAAYNLPQGSISKLFREIGSGSLGLVTTVGLNTFVDPRLEGGKLNDLARQDEDVVKLIEIDGQERLFYPSRKIDVALIRATYCDTEGNATVEKESGYSDVLVLAQAAKNSGGKVILQVEKVVEYGSLDSRKVKIPGINVDAIVVADPEDHRQTWGSQYNPAYSGEIKVPVDSLEFLDLDARKIIARRAALELVPNSVTNLGIGMPEGVALVAAEEGVEGLILTTEAGTIGGVPAGGNDFGATTNPDCILDQPNQFDFYDGGGLDVTFLGLAQMDKKGNINVSKFGPKIAGCGGFINISQNTKKVVYCGTFTAGGFKSHVEDGKLVIDNEGKVVKLLDEVEQVTFSGDYALSTGQDVTYITERAVFKLTSEGVELTEVAPGIDVEKDILAHMDFKPIVKDVKEMDKDIFNDGLMGLKDKI, via the coding sequence TTGAGAAAAGAAGTACTTACAGCTAGAGAAGCTATTGCTAAGTATGTTAAAAATGGTGCTACCATTGCAACAAGTGGATTCGTAGGAGCTAACCATCCAGAAGCTTTGGTTAAGGCAATCAAAGAAGAATTTTTGGAAAAACAAGCACCTAAAGATCTAACACTAATGTATGCAGCAGGACAAGGTGATGGAAAAGAACGTGGTCTTAACCACCTAGGTGAAGAAGGCATACTTTCTAAAATCATCGGTGGTCACTGGAACTTAGCACCAAGAATTCAAAAACTAGCTATGGATAACAAGGTTGCAGCATACAACCTACCACAAGGTTCTATATCTAAACTATTTAGAGAAATAGGATCTGGTTCTCTAGGTCTAGTTACAACTGTTGGTCTAAACACATTTGTTGACCCAAGACTAGAGGGTGGTAAACTAAACGACCTAGCTCGCCAAGACGAAGATGTAGTTAAACTTATAGAAATCGATGGACAAGAAAGACTATTTTACCCATCTAGAAAAATAGATGTGGCACTTATCAGAGCTACATATTGTGATACAGAAGGTAACGCAACTGTAGAAAAAGAATCAGGTTACTCAGATGTACTAGTTTTAGCCCAAGCTGCTAAAAACTCAGGTGGTAAAGTTATTCTTCAAGTTGAAAAAGTTGTTGAATATGGTTCTCTTGATTCTAGAAAAGTTAAGATTCCTGGAATCAATGTAGATGCTATAGTTGTTGCTGATCCTGAAGATCACAGACAAACATGGGGTTCTCAATATAACCCAGCATACAGTGGTGAGATCAAAGTTCCAGTTGATAGTCTAGAATTCTTAGATCTTGACGCTAGAAAGATCATCGCTAGAAGAGCAGCTCTTGAATTAGTTCCAAACTCTGTTACAAACCTTGGTATAGGTATGCCAGAAGGTGTTGCCCTAGTAGCAGCAGAAGAAGGAGTTGAAGGACTAATCCTTACAACAGAAGCAGGAACAATTGGTGGAGTACCAGCTGGTGGTAACGACTTTGGTGCAACAACAAACCCAGATTGTATCCTAGACCAACCAAACCAATTTGACTTCTATGATGGTGGTGGACTTGATGTTACATTCCTAGGCCTTGCTCAAATGGATAAAAAAGGTAATATCAATGTTTCTAAATTTGGTCCAAAAATAGCTGGTTGTGGTGGATTTATCAATATCTCACAAAACACTAAGAAAGTTGTTTACTGTGGTACATTCACAGCAGGTGGATTTAAATCTCACGTAGAAGATGGAAAGCTTGTTATAGACAATGAAGGTAAAGTTGTAAAACTTCTTGATGAAGTAGAACAAGTAACATTCTCAGGCGACTACGCTCTATCTACAGGACAAGATGTAACCTACATCACAGAAAGAGCAGTATTCAAACTAACATCAGAAGGCGTTGAGCTTACAGAAGTAGCTCCTGGCATCGATGTAGAAAAAGATATACTAGCACATATGGACTTTAAACCAATCGTAAAAGATGTAAAAGAAATGGATAAAGATATCTTTAATGATGGATTAATGGGACTAAAAGATAAAATTTAA
- a CDS encoding short-chain fatty acid transporter, with protein sequence MENKKERGIVGIGNSLTRWSQKYMPDPTIFAVLLTVLAYIISLIFTDSTPISLLDNWWQGFWTLLTFAMQMALVVITGGAVAQTKAVSRIIEKISEKPKNAKQAAALISFVAILLSYVHYGLSTTIGAILAKRIGLKFYREKKQFSYGLFGAAAYTGMMTWCCGLSTSVGLSIATPGHFLEESMGVIPFTQFIFHPLNVTMAIVMLVLTPLFVYLIHPAEGKQISIPQYAIDMFERESKILSQSDNKEDVKESNSVGEKLNNSRVIGTGLGIVGLVYVIYLLVRDGFGAFNLNSLNGIFLFLGLILQGTIANYVKAFANSTSNASGIIFQFPFYAGIMGIIQYSGMVDVLANGLVSVSTPGTFYIMNLLVASIINMFVPSGGGQWAVQGPISMTAAGLMNADKLMTSITVAFGNSLTNLAQPFWALSVLGITELKAKDMMGYSMTVMLAGTVMMFGITAIFSFI encoded by the coding sequence ATGGAAAACAAGAAAGAAAGAGGAATTGTAGGCATAGGTAATAGCCTAACAAGATGGTCACAAAAATACATGCCAGACCCAACTATTTTTGCGGTCCTACTTACTGTATTAGCCTATATAATCTCATTAATATTTACAGACTCTACACCTATAAGTCTATTAGACAACTGGTGGCAAGGATTCTGGACCCTACTAACCTTTGCAATGCAAATGGCCCTTGTAGTTATAACAGGTGGTGCTGTAGCTCAAACAAAGGCTGTTAGTAGAATAATAGAAAAAATATCAGAAAAACCAAAAAATGCTAAACAAGCAGCAGCCCTAATTTCATTTGTGGCTATTTTATTATCTTATGTTCACTACGGACTAAGTACTACAATCGGTGCTATACTTGCTAAAAGAATTGGTCTAAAATTCTATAGAGAGAAAAAACAATTCTCATATGGTTTATTTGGTGCAGCTGCCTATACAGGTATGATGACTTGGTGCTGTGGTCTATCTACATCAGTAGGTCTATCAATAGCAACACCTGGCCACTTCTTGGAAGAATCAATGGGAGTTATTCCATTTACACAATTTATCTTCCACCCACTAAATGTGACTATGGCTATAGTAATGTTGGTATTAACACCTTTATTTGTTTACCTAATCCATCCAGCTGAAGGTAAACAAATAAGCATCCCACAATACGCAATAGACATGTTTGAAAGAGAATCAAAAATTCTTTCTCAATCTGATAATAAAGAAGATGTTAAAGAATCTAATTCTGTTGGTGAAAAACTAAATAATTCTAGAGTTATAGGTACCGGCCTTGGTATAGTAGGACTTGTATATGTTATCTACCTATTAGTTAGAGATGGATTTGGTGCATTCAACCTAAACTCACTAAACGGTATATTCTTATTCCTAGGTCTAATCCTACAAGGTACAATTGCCAACTATGTAAAGGCCTTTGCAAACTCAACATCTAACGCATCAGGAATTATATTCCAATTCCCATTCTATGCTGGTATCATGGGTATAATCCAATACTCAGGCATGGTAGATGTTTTGGCCAATGGTCTTGTATCAGTAAGTACTCCAGGAACATTCTATATAATGAACCTACTTGTAGCTAGTATTATCAATATGTTCGTCCCATCTGGTGGTGGACAATGGGCTGTTCAAGGTCCAATTTCAATGACTGCAGCAGGACTTATGAATGCTGACAAACTCATGACATCAATTACAGTTGCCTTTGGTAACTCTCTAACAAACCTTGCTCAACCGTTCTGGGCCCTATCAGTACTAGGTATAACAGAGTTAAAAGCTAAAGACATGATGGGTTATTCTATGACAGTCATGTTAGCTGGTACAGTGATGATGTTCGGTATAACCGCAATATTCTCATTTATCTAA
- a CDS encoding 3-hydroxyacyl-CoA dehydrogenase family protein, which produces MKDIKNVVIYGAGLMGINMAFVFTKDPKYNVGICSKSEKDIKSILKTNTRKLVENGVISEEEQEDRINRIEFTLDIDSDMIKNADLIIESVYEDPDIKRKVFADLEARVAEDTILGSNSSVIGPTILSRDLKNKNRFVNIHFWNPSHLLPLVEIVKSEYTDDEVAKQVFDILTELGKKPVICEKDAPGFIGNRLQTAVWREAVYIVEQGIASPEMVDIAVRNGFGLRYPQIGPMENIDLIGVDLEYNIQKNVVEYLYNRPEPNDSLSKLKEENKLGFKTLEGYQKWTKEQTEESVQALNDYLIKTVYKDEIEKNKNK; this is translated from the coding sequence ATGAAAGATATTAAAAACGTAGTAATCTATGGTGCCGGACTCATGGGTATTAATATGGCTTTTGTTTTTACCAAGGATCCTAAATACAATGTAGGAATCTGTAGTAAAAGTGAAAAAGACATTAAATCTATCCTAAAAACCAACACAAGAAAACTTGTTGAAAATGGCGTTATAAGTGAAGAAGAACAAGAAGACAGAATCAACAGGATCGAATTCACCCTTGATATCGATAGCGATATGATCAAAAATGCTGATTTGATTATTGAATCAGTTTATGAAGATCCAGATATCAAGAGAAAAGTTTTTGCAGATCTTGAGGCTAGAGTTGCTGAAGATACAATTCTTGGATCAAACTCATCTGTTATAGGACCAACAATTTTAAGTAGGGACCTAAAAAATAAAAATCGTTTTGTTAATATCCACTTCTGGAACCCATCACACTTACTTCCATTAGTAGAGATTGTAAAATCAGAATATACTGATGATGAAGTTGCAAAACAAGTATTTGATATCCTTACAGAACTTGGCAAAAAACCAGTTATCTGTGAAAAAGATGCTCCTGGCTTTATAGGCAACAGACTACAGACAGCTGTATGGAGAGAAGCAGTTTACATAGTAGAACAAGGTATAGCTAGCCCAGAGATGGTTGATATAGCTGTAAGAAATGGTTTTGGTCTTCGTTATCCACAAATAGGACCAATGGAAAATATCGACCTTATAGGTGTAGATCTAGAATACAATATTCAAAAGAACGTTGTTGAATACTTGTACAACAGACCTGAACCAAATGATTCTCTAAGCAAACTTAAAGAAGAAAATAAACTTGGATTTAAAACATTAGAAGGCTATCAAAAATGGACAAAAGAACAAACAGAAGAATCTGTCCAAGCCCTCAATGATTATCTAATAAAAACAGTTTATAAAGACGAAATAGAAAAAAACAAAAATAAATAA
- a CDS encoding 3-keto-5-aminohexanoate cleavage protein: protein MKKTIITVATTGGFTKRSNNPNVPITPEEIARDVYDCWQAGAAIAHLHMRDENEEGTMSKEKFEETLNILKNDYPDCDIVLNLTTSGDLHATDITRQEHLELLRPEMCSYDAGTMNWQHSSLFVNHPDFLRELGKNTIKWDIKPEIEAFDPGMIGNAAYYLKNGFLKGPLYFQFVMGAAGGIEGTTKNLVFMKETMDRLCPGSEWSCFGIGKSSMEILYAGIALGGHVRVGMEDNVRYSKDELAKSNRQLVERAVRVVKEFGNKVATPDEAREILGLRGRK from the coding sequence ATGAAAAAGACAATTATAACTGTTGCTACAACTGGTGGTTTTACAAAAAGATCTAACAACCCAAATGTACCAATAACTCCAGAGGAAATAGCTAGAGATGTCTATGACTGCTGGCAAGCAGGGGCTGCTATTGCCCATTTACATATGAGGGATGAAAATGAAGAAGGAACTATGTCAAAAGAAAAGTTTGAAGAGACTTTAAATATCCTAAAAAACGACTATCCAGACTGTGACATAGTACTAAACCTCACTACTTCTGGTGATCTTCATGCAACTGACATTACTAGACAGGAGCACCTAGAACTACTAAGACCAGAAATGTGTTCTTATGATGCTGGTACAATGAACTGGCAGCATTCGAGTCTCTTTGTGAATCACCCTGATTTTCTCAGAGAACTTGGAAAAAATACAATAAAATGGGATATAAAACCTGAGATAGAAGCTTTTGATCCTGGCATGATTGGCAATGCTGCTTATTACCTAAAAAATGGATTTTTGAAGGGTCCTCTTTACTTCCAATTTGTAATGGGAGCTGCTGGCGGAATTGAAGGTACTACTAAAAACCTAGTTTTTATGAAAGAAACTATGGATAGGCTTTGCCCAGGATCAGAATGGTCATGTTTTGGTATAGGAAAGAGCTCTATGGAAATCCTTTATGCAGGTATAGCTCTTGGTGGCCATGTCCGTGTTGGCATGGAAGATAATGTTAGGTATTCAAAAGATGAGCTAGCAAAAAGTAACCGTCAACTTGTAGAAAGAGCTGTTAGGGTTGTAAAAGAATTTGGAAATAAAGTTGCTACTCCTGATGAAGCTAGAGAAATCTTGGGACTTAGGGGTAGGAAATAG
- a CDS encoding putative ABC transporter permease, whose product MIFIERYLSYFFVYAIIGWIIEVAFHAVSMGKFVNRGFLNGPYCPIYGFGALAVLYFLSDIAKTSKLTLFIGSIFIASLIELVGGFLLEKIFHQKWWDYSDRLFNLGGYICIEFSVLWGMACFILYEAIHPLIKKSFGLINPKVLIYINILFLIIFIVDLIVTVLTLIGLNKKFKKLQEAGKDIRAVSDDIGKVVYDRTIKIKTKKESLENSPKIKELEASRMEILSRFDKAGEKRIIKAFPNLIKELNKKLNRIEENNEK is encoded by the coding sequence ATGATTTTTATAGAAAGATATCTTTCTTATTTTTTCGTTTATGCAATCATTGGCTGGATAATAGAAGTGGCTTTCCACGCCGTAAGCATGGGTAAATTTGTCAATAGGGGATTTTTAAATGGCCCTTACTGTCCGATCTATGGTTTTGGAGCCCTGGCTGTTCTTTATTTCTTATCAGATATTGCAAAAACAAGCAAACTTACCCTTTTTATAGGATCTATATTTATAGCAAGCCTCATAGAACTTGTGGGTGGATTTTTGCTTGAAAAAATTTTCCATCAAAAATGGTGGGATTATTCCGATAGACTCTTTAACCTTGGTGGTTATATCTGCATAGAATTTTCAGTTCTATGGGGCATGGCTTGTTTTATTTTGTATGAAGCAATCCATCCTCTGATCAAAAAGTCATTTGGACTTATAAATCCTAAGGTCTTGATCTATATTAATATCTTATTCTTAATAATTTTTATCGTTGACCTAATTGTGACTGTCCTTACATTGATAGGCCTAAACAAAAAGTTCAAAAAACTCCAAGAAGCAGGCAAGGATATCAGAGCGGTATCTGATGATATTGGAAAGGTTGTCTATGATAGAACCATAAAAATTAAAACTAAAAAAGAAAGCCTAGAAAATAGTCCTAAGATAAAAGAGCTAGAAGCTAGTAGGATGGAAATTTTATCTAGATTTGATAAAGCAGGTGAGAAGAGGATAATAAAAGCCTTTCCTAACTTGATAAAAGAATTGAACAAAAAGCTAAATAGAATTGAGGAGAATAATGAAAAATAA
- a CDS encoding Crp/Fnr family transcriptional regulator: MNDFFKDEFSLLAYISDDQLRKFRISPQIVHYDKSDLVFSYGDEPDFMYIIIEGFIKISRFLTDGREQILYIYKQDDFVGAHNILTNEKYIYEARSLTKTKVLLISKIDFDNILKDNNQILLKILDQSFRRIRRSEDLIDRLVGINADFKVAKLLLDLANDIGIEQEDGILIKSHLTREELGSYSGMVRETISRKLSRFESMDLIKIIDRDNILIKNISALKKMTS; this comes from the coding sequence ATGAATGACTTTTTCAAAGATGAGTTTAGTTTATTAGCATATATATCAGATGACCAGTTACGAAAATTCCGTATAAGTCCACAGATTGTCCATTATGATAAATCAGACCTGGTATTTTCTTATGGGGATGAGCCTGATTTTATGTATATAATTATAGAAGGCTTTATAAAGATATCTAGGTTTTTAACAGATGGCAGGGAGCAAATCCTATATATCTATAAGCAAGACGACTTTGTTGGAGCTCATAATATATTGACAAATGAGAAGTATATCTACGAGGCAAGATCCCTAACAAAAACAAAAGTCCTACTCATATCCAAAATAGATTTTGACAATATACTAAAAGATAATAATCAGATCTTATTAAAGATATTGGACCAATCATTTAGAAGGATAAGGAGGAGTGAGGACCTTATAGATAGACTTGTTGGGATTAATGCGGACTTCAAGGTTGCCAAGCTTTTATTAGATTTGGCCAATGATATTGGTATAGAACAAGAAGACGGGATCTTGATAAAAAGTCATCTAACAAGAGAAGAATTGGGATCCTATTCAGGAATGGTTAGGGAAACTATTTCTAGAAAATTATCACGTTTTGAAAGTATGGACCTGATAAAAATAATAGACAGGGATAATATTTTAATAAAAAATATAAGTGCCCTAAAAAAGATGACTTCATAA
- the pflA gene encoding pyruvate formate-lyase-activating protein, giving the protein MTKLHSIETMGLLDGPGIRTVFFLSGCPLRCVFCHNPDTQKGEFGRDITTDEIVSRAKRMKPYFKNGGGVTISGGEPLGSAPFVLETIKALKKENIHVAIDTSGIGNENYYKDIINEVDLILLDIKHYDPFFFEAITKAKIDKLKKFMDQIEKSDTKVWIRHVMMPFVTDRKEDMDKLVEFIKPIKKNIEKIEILPYHKMGIDKYKELGKDYKIKNMEAMDIKKAKDFEKYANFMLKSL; this is encoded by the coding sequence ATGACAAAACTACATTCGATAGAAACGATGGGTCTTTTAGATGGGCCGGGGATAAGAACTGTATTTTTCTTATCTGGATGTCCTCTTAGATGTGTATTTTGTCATAATCCTGACACCCAGAAAGGGGAGTTTGGTAGAGACATCACTACTGATGAAATTGTAAGCAGAGCAAAGAGAATGAAACCCTACTTTAAAAATGGTGGAGGTGTTACAATCTCAGGAGGGGAGCCACTAGGGTCGGCTCCTTTTGTCCTAGAAACAATTAAGGCTCTAAAAAAAGAAAATATCCATGTGGCTATAGATACATCAGGCATAGGCAATGAAAACTATTATAAAGATATAATAAATGAAGTTGACCTTATCCTCTTAGATATAAAACATTATGATCCTTTTTTCTTTGAGGCAATAACAAAAGCAAAGATTGATAAATTAAAAAAATTTATGGATCAAATAGAAAAATCTGATACTAAAGTATGGATTAGACATGTTATGATGCCCTTTGTAACAGATAGAAAAGAAGATATGGACAAACTCGTAGAATTTATTAAACCTATAAAGAAAAATATAGAAAAGATAGAAATTTTACCCTACCATAAAATGGGAATAGATAAATATAAAGAATTGGGCAAAGATTATAAAATTAAAAATATGGAGGCTATGGATATAAAAAAAGCTAAAGATTTTGAAAAATATGCTAATTTTATGTTAAAATCTTTATAG
- the pflB gene encoding formate C-acetyltransferase, whose amino-acid sequence MEYRGFKGQKWKDEINVRDFIQENYSPYEGSDDFLVGISEKTEKLFSQVEDLINNEISQNYRNADTSRFSSIDGFDAGYIDRDNEVIVGLQTDEVLKRIVNPYGGYRMVEQSLDAYGQEMDPILAKNFKEFRKTHNEGVFDAYTDEMKTARTVGLLTGLPDAYGRGRIIGDYRRVALYGIDRLVEEKKKDLSRVEIDENHLESTIRLREEISEQIRALAKIKSMAGKYGIDISKPAKDAKEAVQFLYLGYLAAVKENNGAAMSFGRNTSFLDIYIKRDMDEGKLDEMGAQELIDQLVIKLRLVRHLRTPEYDEVFGGDPTWVTESIGGMGLDGRTLVTKTAFRFLHTLINLGSAPEPNMTVLWAEKLPENWKKFCSKVSILTDSIQYENDDLMRKTYGDDYAIACCVSAMEVGKEMQFFGARANMAKTLLYAINGGIDEKKRAKDGSLIKVFDGIDKIEDEYLDYDKVMANYKKVISKLSGLYVNTLNVIHYMHDKYAYEAGQMALHDTYVKRNLATGVAGISIVADSLAAIKYAKVRPIRDENGIAIDFETIGDFPKFGNDDDRVDDIAVEVLTYFSNELKKHATYKNAKLTLSVLTITSNVMYGKKTGTTPDGRKAGEAFAPGANPMHGRDESGALASLNSVAKLPYDCVCEDGISNTFSIVPGALGKEENVRIDNLVNIMDGYFGQDAFHLNVNVLQREKLLDAYKNPDKYPNLTIRVSGYAVHFNRLSDEQKREVLERTFHSRQ is encoded by the coding sequence ATGGAATACAGAGGATTTAAGGGTCAAAAGTGGAAAGATGAGATCAATGTTCGTGATTTTATCCAAGAAAATTATAGTCCTTATGAAGGTAGTGATGATTTTCTAGTTGGAATTAGTGAGAAAACAGAGAAATTGTTTTCGCAAGTTGAAGACCTCATTAATAATGAGATTAGTCAAAATTATAGGAATGCAGATACCAGCAGGTTTTCTTCTATAGATGGGTTTGATGCTGGCTATATTGACAGAGATAATGAAGTTATAGTCGGTCTACAAACTGATGAAGTTCTCAAAAGAATTGTAAACCCATATGGTGGATATAGGATGGTCGAGCAGTCTTTGGATGCCTATGGCCAAGAGATGGATCCTATTTTGGCTAAAAATTTCAAAGAATTTAGGAAAACTCACAATGAAGGAGTTTTTGACGCCTATACTGATGAAATGAAAACAGCTAGGACAGTTGGCTTGCTGACAGGATTACCAGATGCTTATGGTCGTGGTAGGATCATTGGTGATTATAGGAGAGTAGCCCTATATGGTATCGATAGACTTGTAGAAGAAAAGAAAAAAGACCTATCCAGGGTTGAAATAGATGAAAATCACTTAGAATCTACCATTAGACTTAGAGAAGAAATAAGTGAGCAGATCAGAGCTTTGGCTAAGATAAAATCCATGGCTGGTAAGTATGGTATAGATATTTCAAAGCCAGCCAAGGATGCCAAAGAAGCAGTACAATTTTTATATTTAGGCTATTTAGCAGCTGTAAAAGAAAATAATGGAGCAGCTATGTCCTTTGGTAGAAATACAAGCTTTTTGGACATATATATAAAAAGGGATATGGACGAAGGCAAACTTGATGAAATGGGAGCCCAAGAATTAATTGACCAACTAGTAATCAAACTAAGGCTTGTAAGACATCTAAGAACTCCAGAATATGATGAGGTATTTGGAGGAGATCCAACCTGGGTTACTGAATCAATAGGTGGGATGGGTCTTGATGGCAGGACGCTTGTTACAAAAACTGCATTTAGATTCCTCCATACACTTATCAATTTAGGATCTGCACCAGAGCCAAATATGACTGTACTGTGGGCAGAAAAATTGCCTGAAAATTGGAAAAAATTCTGTTCTAAAGTTTCGATTCTAACAGACTCTATCCAGTATGAGAATGATGATCTCATGAGAAAAACATATGGTGATGACTATGCTATAGCTTGTTGCGTGTCTGCTATGGAAGTAGGCAAGGAGATGCAGTTTTTTGGTGCAAGAGCAAATATGGCCAAGACACTACTATATGCTATCAATGGTGGAATAGATGAGAAAAAACGTGCTAAAGACGGCTCACTCATAAAAGTATTTGATGGGATAGATAAAATAGAAGATGAGTATCTAGATTATGATAAGGTTATGGCTAATTATAAAAAGGTGATTTCAAAACTTTCAGGCCTATATGTCAATACCCTAAATGTAATCCATTATATGCATGATAAATATGCCTATGAGGCAGGGCAAATGGCCTTGCATGATACCTATGTCAAAAGAAATTTGGCAACAGGTGTTGCGGGTATTTCAATAGTTGCTGATAGTTTGGCAGCTATAAAATATGCAAAAGTAAGACCTATCAGAGATGAAAATGGTATAGCTATTGACTTTGAAACTATCGGGGATTTTCCAAAATTTGGAAATGATGACGATAGGGTTGATGATATAGCAGTAGAAGTTTTGACCTATTTCTCCAATGAACTAAAGAAGCACGCAACCTATAAAAATGCAAAATTAACCCTATCTGTATTAACAATAACATCAAATGTTATGTATGGTAAAAAAACAGGTACAACTCCAGATGGCCGTAAGGCTGGCGAAGCCTTTGCTCCAGGAGCAAATCCAATGCATGGTAGGGACGAATCAGGAGCCCTTGCTAGCTTAAACTCTGTTGCAAAACTCCCATATGATTGTGTTTGTGAGGATGGTATATCAAATACTTTTTCTATAGTTCCAGGGGCCCTTGGCAAGGAAGAGAATGTGAGGATAGATAATTTGGTAAATATAATGGATGGTTATTTTGGACAAGATGCCTTCCACCTAAATGTCAATGTTTTGCAAAGAGAAAAATTGCTAGATGCCTACAAGAATCCTGATAAATATCCAAACCTTACTATAAGAGTATCAGGATATGCAGTTCACTTTAATAGGCTAAGCGATGAACAAAAAAGAGAAGTTCTGGAAAGGACTTTCCATAGTAGACAATAA
- the tuf gene encoding elongation factor Tu, with protein MSKQTFERSKPHINIGTIGHVDHGKTTTTAAITQALNKKYGTGEYIDYEHIDKAPEERERGITINTSVVEYETQKRHYAHIDAPGHADYVKNMITGAAQMDGAIIVVSAADGPMPQTREHILLARQVGVPKIAVFLNKEDQVDDAELIELVEMEVRDLLNEYEFDGDNCPVVVGSALKSLEEGGEGPWSDKILQLMDEVDEYFDIPERDNDQPFLMPVEDVMTISGRGTVATGRVERGTLKVGETVEIVGLTEKTSQAVVTGVEMFHKSLDQAESGDNVGVLLRGVQRNEISRGQVLAKPGSVHPHTEFEGQVYVLTKEEGGRHTPFFSGYRPQFFFRTTDVTGDIQLEDGVEMVMPGDNATFKITLQKPIALEEGLRFAVREGGRTVASGVVTKIVK; from the coding sequence ATGAGCAAACAAACATTTGAAAGAAGCAAACCACATATTAATATTGGTACCATCGGCCACGTAGACCACGGTAAAACAACAACAACAGCAGCAATCACCCAAGCCCTAAACAAAAAATACGGTACAGGTGAATACATCGACTACGAACACATCGATAAAGCTCCAGAAGAAAGAGAACGTGGAATCACAATCAACACATCTGTAGTAGAATACGAAACACAAAAAAGACACTATGCCCACATAGATGCTCCAGGCCACGCTGACTACGTTAAAAACATGATCACAGGTGCAGCACAAATGGACGGTGCAATCATCGTAGTATCTGCAGCAGACGGTCCAATGCCACAAACAAGAGAACACATCCTACTAGCTAGACAGGTAGGAGTACCAAAAATAGCAGTATTCCTAAACAAAGAAGACCAAGTAGACGATGCCGAACTAATCGAACTAGTAGAAATGGAAGTAAGAGATCTACTAAACGAATACGAATTCGATGGCGACAACTGCCCAGTAGTAGTAGGATCAGCTCTAAAATCACTAGAAGAAGGCGGAGAAGGTCCATGGTCAGATAAAATTCTACAACTAATGGACGAAGTAGATGAATACTTCGACATCCCAGAAAGAGACAACGACCAACCATTCCTAATGCCAGTAGAAGACGTAATGACAATCTCAGGACGTGGTACAGTAGCAACAGGTAGAGTAGAAAGAGGAACCCTAAAAGTTGGCGAAACAGTAGAAATCGTAGGTCTAACAGAAAAAACATCTCAAGCCGTAGTAACAGGTGTAGAAATGTTCCACAAATCACTAGACCAAGCAGAATCAGGCGACAACGTAGGAGTACTACTAAGAGGAGTACAAAGAAACGAAATCTCAAGAGGACAAGTACTAGCAAAACCAGGTAGCGTACACCCACACACAGAATTCGAAGGTCAAGTATACGTACTAACCAAAGAAGAAGGTGGAAGACACACCCCATTCTTCTCAGGCTACAGACCACAATTCTTCTTCAGAACAACAGACGTTACAGGTGACATCCAACTAGAAGACGGAGTTGAAATGGTAATGCCAGGAGACAACGCAACATTCAAAATCACACTTCAAAAGCCAATCGCCCTAGAAGAAGGACTAAGATTCGCTGTACGTGAAGGTGGTAGAACAGTTGCATCAGGAGTTGTTACAAAAATAGTAAAATAG